A DNA window from Leishmania braziliensis MHOM/BR/75/M2904 complete genome, chromosome 5 contains the following coding sequences:
- a CDS encoding dual specificity phosphatase-like protein encodes MNSTSALGASSENYEDTSSHCSQPQQEQAKGCEGDWPDAGSTAAGRWGQSTLQPSTPSTEQPSSPRVRPKVSSTGVVAPDSGVAKDARLACRQYLEEAYTPTSASEAGGESGLPQKKELRLEDCAPNLANYHSMFSPTFALSPTTTVSLDTGCTEGRDFSIFSFSSTRDNFDTLSTSMCRHAVPLTLNPNVTADTTGSPLAMRSIGLPAPGPPPPTSRMSKCKRRLQNLTSPAFDLKAVQEAQRIFLEEESVRNAAESYPMTNITSLLAVGSWKDASNPDLLKQHKIRYVLNVAKELIPTEEEKMIAQNNDIISEWIPMSDSHSQDVSEHLLKAFRFIERARSEHVRVLVHCRRGISRSAAIIVAYLMASENRSYDDALRFVTERRSCVSLNLAFRERLSEFVPSGEFFHGLTPQQQQLQLGAASPPSASSSSCLPPKLAGVASPTDSANSGHSRQPQHLQRTDNPVLGSFESHSVSTSTNSSRASSGVCTVPSQSFGPPAKPRKAGMRRRRLSRVSKQESLWCPTTTTAKSTSLEKASTFHARLRLHQQSRRSRTVQRKLVALSTPTQLSARAASATATPGIQSSEEEATAMPAPKSVGSGDDGSNEVEEPEPSIVVDGRRPLVRLSLIQSSSSSGSVVSQTHLPRSYSKKEKVPATTTAMTTTTITTALKHLGKCSPDGMVAEASEEAGNDLVQHSRSANTGESHLHHHHSPRASVPPSSAFDSVSEGNNSKVDDGEVPAPAIELRSLHRIQHPSPCVCKALSSHSIDVPAFAAISQPHSAMQRRAPASENGSNGSEVWQDFAASECNSSYTAIGSWSTMSTAVTTGALSVTRCGTQSSFNEEGVVPASPTTAPPTSAVTGVSSPASSLSE; translated from the coding sequence ATGAACAGTACCTCCGCATTGGGTGCCAGCTCTGAAAACTACGAGGACACATCTTCACACTGCTCGCAGCCACAACAAGAACAAGCGAAGGGATGTGAGGGTGACTGGCCTGATGCTGGCTCTACAGCCGCCGGGCGATGGGGCCAGAGCACCTTGCAGCCTTCTACCCCGTCCACCGAGCAACCTTCTAGCCCTAGAGTGAGGCCAAAAGTGAGCTCAACAGGGGTGGTTGCGCCGGACTCGGGCGTTGCGAAGGACGCCCGCCTCGCTTGCCGACAGTATCTCGAGGAAGCCTACACGCCGACGTCTGCGTCCGAGGCGGGCGGCGAAAGCGGGCTGCCACAGAAGAAAGAGTTACGCCTGGAGGACTGCGCCCCCAACCTCGCCAACTACCACTCCATGTTCTCGCCCACATTCGCGTTGTCTCCGACCACCACTGTGAGCCTCGACACGGGGTGCACAGAGGGGCGTGACTTCAGCATCTTTTCCTTCAGCAGTACACGCGACAACTTCGACACGCTGTCCACCTCGATGTGTCGTCATGCGGTGCCGCTGACGCTGAACCCCAATGTGACCGCTGACACGACTGGGAGTCCGCTGGCCATGCGCAGCATTGGCCTGCCGGCGCcggggccgccgccgccaaccTCGCGCATGTCAAAGTGTAAGCGGCGCCTGCAGAACCTAACGAGTCCGGCGTTTGACCTAAAGGCTGTccaggaggcgcagcggatCTTCCTCGAGGAAGAGTCGGTGCGCAACGCCGCCGAGTCCTACCCGATGACCAACATTACCTCTCTCCTGGCGGTTGGCTCGTGGAAGGACGCCTCTAATccggacctgctcaagcagcACAAGATCCGCTATGTATTGAATGTCGCCAAGGAGTTGATCccgacggaggaggagaagatgaTCGCCCAAAACAATGACATTATTTCGGAGTGGATACCGATGAGCGACTCGCACTCGCAGGATGTTTCGGAGCACCTGCTCAAGGCGTTTCGCTTCATTGAGCGCGCACGGAGTGAGCATGTCCGTGTGCTggtgcactgccgccgtGGCATCtctcgcagcgccgccatcatCGTGGCCTACCTCATGGCATCCGAGAACCGCAGCTACGACGACGCGCTGAGGTTTGTGACGGAGCGGCGGAGCTGTGTTTCGCTGAACTTGGCGTTTAGGGAGCGTCTCTCTGAGTTTGTGCCCAGCGGCGAGTTTTTCCACGGCCtcacaccacagcagcagcagctacaaCTCGGTGCTGCATCTCCGCCCTCCGCATCCTCTTCCAGCTGCCTGCCGCCCAAGCTTGCTGGCGTGGCATCGCCCACGGACAGCGCCAACAGTGGCCACTCtcgtcagccgcagcacctgcaaAGGACCGATAATCCCGTGCTGGGGTCGTTTGAATCACACAGCGTTTCGACtagcaccaacagcagccgcgccagcagcggcgtgtgCACTGTGCCGTCGCAGAGCTTTGGTCCTCCGGCCAAGCCACGCAAAGCTGGAATGCGGCGTCGCCGGCTCTCACGGGTGAGCAAGCAAGAGAGCCTGTGGTGCCCAACAACCACCACTGCAAAGTCGACATCGCTCGAGAAGGCGTCTACCTTTCACGCACGGCTGCGGTTGCACCAGCAGAGCCGTCGTAGCCGCACCGTACAGCGTAAACTTGTTGCTCTTAGCACCCCGACTCAACTGTCGGCTCGTGCGGCTTCCGCAACTGCCACGCCTGGCATCCAGAGCtccgaggaagaggcgacAGCGATGCCTGCGCCGAAGAGCGTCGGTAGCGGTGACGATGGTAGCAACGAAGTAGAGGAACCTGAGCCATCGATTGTCGTTGATGGCCGTCGTCCCCTTGTGCGGTTGAGCCTTATTCAGtcaagcagcagctcggGGTCTGTCGTGTCGCAGACGCACCTGCCGCGCAGCTATTCtaagaaagagaaggtgcctgccaccaccacagcgatgacgacgacaacCATCACGACTGCGTTGAAACACCTCGGCAAGTGCAGTCCCGATGGGATGGTCGCAGAGGCGAGCGAAGAGGCTGGCAACGACCTCGTGCAACACAGCCGCAGTGCCAACACAGGCGAAAGCCACTTACATCATCATCACAGTCCTCGCGCGAGCGTTccgcccagcagcgccttcgaCAGCGTCTCGGAGGGTAACAACAGCAAAGTtgacgacggcgaggtgCCGGCACCGGCGATAGAGCTGCGGTCGTTGCATAGGATCCAACATCCGAGTCCGTGCGTCTGCAAGGCACTTTCTTCCCACTCGATCGACGTGCCAGCGTTCGCGGCGATATCGCAGCCGCACAGcgcgatgcagcggcgggcGCCGGCCTCAGAGAATGGCAGCAACGGAAGCGAAGTCTGGCAGGACTTCGCGGCAAGCGAGTGCAACAGCAGCTACACTGCTATCGGGAGTTGGAGTACGATGAGTACGGCAGTCACTACGGGAGCGCTTTCGGTCACACGTTGCGGCACTCAGAGCTCATTCAACGAGGAGGGGGTCGTACCAGCGTCACCCACGACGGCACCACCGACCTCTGCTGTGACTGGGGTCTCCTCACCCGCGTCAAGTCTTAGCGAGTGA
- the TRYR gene encoding trypanothione reductase, which yields MPRAYDLVVLGAGSGGLEAGWNAASIYNKKVAVVEAQKEHGPPCFAALGGTCVNVGCVPKKLMVTGAQYMDLIRESCGFGWEMDRDSIRSNWKKLITAKNKVVSDINKSYTDMFENTEGLSFHMGFGALQDAHTVVVRKSEDPESDVLETLEADYILIATGSWPTRLGIPGDELCITSNEAFYLDEAPKRALCVGGGYISVEFAGIFNAYKPPDGQVDLCYRGEVILRGFDLEVRKSLMKQLEANGIKIRTKVNPSRITKNADGSKHVCFEDGTEADYDQVMLAVGRAPRSKALQLDKAGVKMGKNGAVVVDAYSKTSVDNIYAIGDVTDRLMLTPVAINEGSAFVETLFGCKPRATDHTKVACAVFSIPPIGTCGLTEEEAAKKYDVVAVYESSFTPLMHNISGSKHKTFMIRIVTKEKDGEVLGVHMLGDSAPEIIQSVGICMRMGAKISDFHSTIGVHPTSAEELCSMRTPAYFYEKGKRVEKLSCNL from the coding sequence ATGCCCCGCGCGTACGACCTTGTGGTGCTTGGCGCCGGTTCTGGAGGTCTGGAGGCGGGCTGGAACGCGGCTTCCATCTACAATAAGAAGGTGGCCGTCgtggaggcgcagaaggagCATGGCCCGCCGTGCTTTGCAGCGCTCGGCGGCACGTGCGTGAATGTCGGCTGTGTTCCGAAGAAGCTCATGGTGACGGGTGCGCAATACATGGACCTGATCCGTGAGTCGTGCGGCTTTGGTTGGGAAATGGACCGCGACTCAATTCGCTCTAACTGGAAGAAGCTCATCACAGCGAAGAATAAAGTGGTGAGCGACATCAACAAGAGCTACACGGACATGTTCGAGAACACGGAGGGGCTCAGCTTTCACATGGGTTTCGGCGCCCTTCAGGACGCGCACACGGTCGTGGTGCGCAAGTCTGAAGACCCGGAAAGCGACGTGCTAGAGACGCTGGAAGCGGATTACATCCTTATTGCGACCGGCTCCTGGCCGacgcgcctcggcatccctGGTGATGAGCTCTGCATCACGAGCAACGAAGCCTTCTACCTCGACGAGGCCCCAAAGCGCGCCCTTTGCGTCGGCGGTGGCTACATCTCTGTGGAGTTCGCCGGCATCTTCAACGCTTACAAGCCCCCTGACGGTCAGGTGGACCTGTGCTACCGCGGCGAAGTTATCCTGCGCGGCTTCGATCTCGAGGTGCGCAAGAGCCTGATGAAACAGCTGGAGGCGAACGGAATAAAGATACGCACCAAGGTGAACCCGTCGAGAATCACCAAGAATGCAGACGGCTCGAAGCACGTTTGTTTCGAAGACGGCACGGAGGCGGACTACGATCAGGTGATGCTGGCGGTTGGCCGCGCGCCGCGCtcgaaggcgctgcagctcgacAAGGCCGGCGTCAAAATGGGAAAGAACGGCGCCGTGGTGGTCGACGCATACTCGAAGACGTCGGTTGACAACATTTACGCCATTGGCGACGTGACGGACCGCCTGATGCTGACGCCGGTGGCCATCAACGAAGGCTCCGCCTTCGTCGAAACTCTCTTTGGCTGCAAGCCCCGCGCCACCGACCACACCAAAGTTGCCTGCGCGGTGTTTTCGATACCACCGATCGGCACGTGTGGTttgacggaggaggaggcggcgaagaagtACGACGTCGTCGCCGTGTACGAGAGCAGTTTTACGCCCCTCATGCACAacatcagcggcagcaagcACAAAACATTTATGATCCGCATCGTCACGAAAGAAAAGGATGGCGAGGTGCTCGGCGTCCACATGCTCGGCGACAGCGCGCCGGAGATCATTCAGAGCGTAGGCATCTGCATGAGGATGGGCGCCAAGATCAGCGACTTCCACAGCACTATTGGCGTACACCCGACGAGCGCTGAGGAGCTCTGCTCCATGCGTACCCCGGCATACTTCTACGAGAAGGGCAAGCGCGTCGAAAAACTCAGCTGTAATTTGTGA
- a CDS encoding putative ATP-dependent RNA helicase produces MAEFQRLGIQPWLSKQCTYMALETPTPIQRKCIPAILADHHVVGGAATGSGKTAAFALPILQRLAADAYGVFALVLTPSRELAYQIIDQFIAFGAPLQVRTMLSIGGVPTETQVDALKARPHIVAATPGRLRHLLETFAPEVSKAFAHLRYLVLDEADRLTEGDILHDVRSLLRLLPPRAQRRVLMFTATLHPRLTTLEAPQAERRLPASSGATRECEGETPTVSFSPPLLQPQKSEDDNAAEHFSLLAELGITDASTLMVAVVQGAIQAGSDHAMASGSTDAAGYSTSSATALTQPGSSTSFHLPETLTQNYLFLPNMVKLPYLVAALRLHGKTQSTIVYVNSCLRAELVRLTLQLLGFPVCSLDSLLTQQHRLDNVASFKLGISRILVCTDIAARGLDIPAVSLVLHYDVPKHAETYVHRVGRTARAGREGTSVALVTEYDVSLVKRIEQRIGNRLTLWKSPAAKESAILPLLDEVSSAKVQAKQQVTVQFAARVKTNKAHAARKKEARAQLQAAARAARSTYPPRTQRQRRLPSAGASAAADTTADTAESAPRSRLKRSHGSVAAPEDAPTPASGGVKAVMNSAVVHDWAADATASRRNAMQQQRTKKSPTWDSHRSPARKRVKKAA; encoded by the coding sequence atgGCCGAGTTTCAACGGCTCGGGATTCAGCCATGGCTATCAAAGCAGTGCACCTACATGGCGCTCGAGACCCCGACCCCAATTCAGCGCAAATGCATCCCGGCCATCCTGGCTGATCACCACGTCGTCGGCGGTGCCGCGACCGGCTCGGGCAAGACAGCCGCCTTTGCCCTTCCCATCCTACAGAGACTCGCGGCCGACGCGTACGGCGTCTTTGCCCTTGTGCTAACGCCCTCCAGGGAGCTGGCGTACCAGATCATTGACCAGTTCATCGCCTTCGGCGCcccgctgcaggtgcgcacGATGCTTTCCATTGGCGGTGTGCCGACGGAGACACAAGTGGACGCCTTGAAGGCACGGCCTCACATCGTCGCCGCGACCCCGGGACGACTCCGCCACCTGCTGGAGACATTCGCGCCGGAGGTGAGCAAGGCGTTCGCCCATCTACGCTACCTGGTGCTGGACGAGGCAGACAGACTGACGGAGGGTGACATTCTACACGATGTccggtcgctgctgcggctgcttccgccgagggcgcagcggcgggtACTGATGTTCACGGCGACGCTGCATCCTCGGCTCACCACACTGGAAGCCCCGCAGGCAGAGCGGCGCTTACCTGCAAGTAGTGGTGCGACAAGGGAGTGTGAGGGAGAAACCCCCACTGTGTCTTtctcaccaccgctgctgcagccgcagaagAGCGAGGACGACAATGCGGCAGAGCACTTCTCTCTACTGGCAGAGCTCGGCATCACGGATGCATCAACCTTaatggtggcggtggtgcaagGAGCCATCCAGGCAGGCTCCGACCACGCCATGGCAAGCGGAAGCACGGACGCCGCTGGTtactccaccagctccgcgaCAGCGCTGACGCAGCCGGGTAGCTCGACGTCGTTCCACCTCCCGGAGACGCTTACGCAAAACTACCTGTTCCTCCCGAACATGGTGAAGCTGCCATAcctcgtggcggcgctgcgcttACACGGCAAAACCCAGTCCACCATCGTGTATGTCAACTCCTGCCTGCGTGCAGAGCTGGTGCGGCTgacactgcagctgctcggctTCCCAGTGTGCAGCCTGGATTCGCTCctgacacagcagcaccggctcGATAACGTCGCCAGCTTCAAGCTAGGCATCTCGCGCATTCTTGTCTGCACCGACATCGCGGCTCGCGGGCTCGACATCCCAGCCGTTAGCCTGGTGCTGCACTATGATGTGCCAAAGCACGCGGAGACATACGTGCACCGTGTGGGTCGTACCGCGCGTGCTGGCCGCGAGGGGACATCGGTTGCACTCGTCACTGAGTACGACGTGAGTCTCGTGAAGCGCATCGAGCAAAGGATTGGCAACCGTCTCACCCTGTGGAAGTCCCCAGCAGCGAAGGAGTCAGCCATTCTGCCGCTGTTGGACGAGGTGTCGTCCGCCAAGGTCCAGGCGAAGCAGCAAGTGACGGTGCAGTTCGCTGCCCGGGTGAAGACAAAcaaagcgcacgcagcgcgTAAAAAAGAGgcacgcgcgcagctccaggcggcggcgcgtgcgGCGCGTTCTACGTACCCACCACGGactcagcgacagcgccgcttGCCCAGCGCCGGAGcaagtgctgctgctgacacCACGGCTGACACAGCAGAGTCCGCCCCGCGAAGCCGGTTGAAGCGTTCACATGGGTCTGTCGCCGCTCCCGAAGATGCACCCACGCCGGCAAGCGGTGGTGTGAAGGCGGTGATGAATAGCGCCGTGGTGCACGACTGGGCTGCCGACGCCACCGCATCGCGGAGGAATgcaatgcagcagcagaggactAAAAAGAGCCCAACGTGGGACTCACACCGCAGTCCTGCTCGCAAGCGTGTTAAGAAGGCCGCGTAG
- a CDS encoding putative microtubule-associated protein, translating into MPSAVANLPPTQHTTRNAALSTEYQEAYQWRGLPEKPVATNDDNDYPQVHVDPSMYNSTSRDAYKKYDPDAYKREMPADDECDQKAPVDPSMYNTTSRDAYKKYDPDAYKREMPADEECDQKAPVDPSMYTSTSRDAYKKYDPDAYKREMPADEECDQKAPVDPSMYNTTSRDAYKKYDPDAYKREMPADDECDQKAPVDPSMYTSTSRDAYKKYDPDAYKREMPADDECDQKAPVDPSMYNTTSRDAYKKYDPDAYKREMPADDECDQKAPVDPSMYNTTSRDAYKKYDPDAYKREMPADDECDQKAPVDPSMYNTTSRDAYKKYDPDAYKREMPADDECDQKAPVDPSMYNTTSRDAYKKYDPDAYKREMPADDECDQKAPVDPSMYNTTSRDAYKKYDPDAYKREMPADDECDQKAPVDPSMYNTTSRDAYKKYDPDAYKREMPADDECDQKAPVDPSMYNTTSRDAYKKYDPDAYKREMPADDECDQKAPVDPSMYNTTSRDAYKKYDPDAYKREMPADEFRNHREIDGDMFMSSGVKCSQEGETVRSAGEVLDERIVYGSCAVEGDGRAERGVERGGGLLSEQQKEVAGSIVSEASAKPAECLGPTAVDSTPARVEELHNRRGLACPSIYESTYAKDFSASGSVTASLAGNSAVPPLSIPTYRNSGSKKNTGRSSVRAPTIASQAKNSAAAATKYQAPGSQRSSAEEMPVKKVQPGAPAQKEGLAIPQPRRKGSYETEYNKNYRAYSSTPTPLTTPRHTQACVHHVDPAFYTTTCNSAYAAPPPAPVRSAFTRPAVAARHVDPAFYTTTCNSAYAAPPPAPARSAFPRPAVAVRHVNPSMYVSTSRATYL; encoded by the coding sequence ATGCCCAGCGCCGTTGCCAACCTCCCCCCTACGCAGCACACCACCCGCAATGCCGCTCTCTCCACAGAATACCAGGAGGCTTATCAGTGGCGCGGACTGCCGGAGAAGCCCGTAGCCACAAACGATGACAACGACTACCCACAGGTACATGTagaccccagcatgtacaactcgaccagcagggacgcctacaagaagtacgaccccgacgcgtacaagcgcgagatgccggcggacgacgagtgcgaccagaaggcccccgtggaccccagcatgtacaacacgaccagcagggacgcctacaagaagtacgaccccgacgcgtacaagcgggagatgccggcggacgaagagtgcgaccagaaggcccccgtggaccccagcatgtacacctcgaccagcagggacgcctacaagaagtacgaccctgacgcgtacaagcgggagatgccggcggacgaagagtgcgaccagaaggcccccgtggaccccagcatgtacaacacgaccagcagggacgcctacaagaagtacgaccccgacgcgtacaagcgggagatgccggcggacgacgagtgcgaccagaaggcccccgtggaccccagcatgtacacctcgaccagcagggacgcctacaagaagtacgaccccgacgcgtacaagcgggagatgccggcggacgacgagtgcgaccagaaggcccccgtggaccccagcatgtacaacacgaccagcagggacgcctacaagaagtacgaccccgacgcgtacaagcgggagatgccggcggacgacgagtgcgaccagaaggcccccgtggaccccagcatgtacaacacgaccagcagggacgcctacaagaagtacgaccccgacgcgtacaagcgggagatgccggcggacgacgagtgcgaccagaaggcccctgtggaccccagcatgtacaacacgaccagcagggacgcctacaagaagtacgaccccgacgcgtacaagcgggagatgccggcggacgacgagtgcgaccagaaggcccccgtggaccccagcatgtacaacacgaccagcagggacgcctacaagaagtacgaccccgacgcgtacaagcgggagatgccggcggacgacgagtgcgaccagaaggcccccgtggaccccagcatgtacaacacgaccagcagggacgcctacaagaagtacgaccccgacgcgtacaagcgggagatgccggcggacgacgagtgcgaccagaaggcccccgtggaccccagcatgtacaacacgaccagcagggacgcctacaagaagtacgaccccgacgcgtacaagcgggagatgccggcggacgacgagtgcgaccagaaggcccccgtggaccccagcatgtacaacacgaccagcagggacgcctacaagaagtacgaccccgacgcgtacaagcgggagatgccggcggacgacgagtgcgaccagaaggcccccgtggaccccagcatgtacaacacgaccagcagggacgcctacaagaagtacgaccccgacgcgtacaagcgggagatgccggcggatGAATTTAGGAATCATCGTGAAATTGATGGAGATATGTTCATGTCCTCTGGTGTTAAATGCTCTCAGGAAGGTGAAACTGTAAGGTCAGCGGGTGAGGTATTGGATGAACGGATAGTGTACGGCTCGTGTGCTGTGGAAGGCGATGGCCGTGCTGAGAGAGGtgtggagaggggtggggggttgTTGTCggagcagcagaaggaggTTGCTGGATCGATTGTAAGCGAGGCGTCTGCGAAGCCGGCTGAATGCTTAGGGCCAACTGCTGTTGATAGTACACCTGCAAGGGTGGAGGAGTTGCACAACCGCCGTGGGCTTGCGTGCCCTTCCATCTACGAGAGTACGTACGCAAAGGACTTCAGCGCCTCTGGCAGCGTGACAGCCTCGTTGGCGGGGAATTCGGCTGTTCCGCCGCTGAGCATCCCAACATATCGAAATTCTGGTAGCAAGAAGAATACCGGCCGTTCGTCCGTACGCGCCCCCACCATCGCTAGCCAAGCGAAGAacagcgctgcggctgcaacTAAGTATCAAGCACCCGGCTCCCAGAGGAGCTCAGCAGAGGAGATGCCGGTCAAGAAGGTGCAACCGGGGGCTCCAGCGCAGAAGGAAGGGCTGGCCATACCCCAACCTCGGCGGAAGGGGTCGTACGAGACTGAATACAACAAAAATTACCGCGCGTACAGCAGCACGCCTACTCCTCTCACCACGCCGCGTCACACACAGGCGTGTGTCCACCATGTGGACCCAGCGTTCTACACCACGACCTGCAACTCTGCCTacgcggcaccgccaccggcaccagTGCGCTCGGCTTTCACACGgccggcagtggcggctcGTCACGTGGACCCAGCATTCTACACCACGACCTGCAACTCTGCCTacgcggcaccgccaccggcaccagcGCGCTCAGCCTTTCCACGGCCGGCAGTGGCTGTTCGTCATGTGAACCCCAGCATGTACGTCAGCACGAGCCGTGCCACTTACTTGTAA